The sequence CCCGCAGCAAGGTGCCACTGGCCAGCGGCAGGCCGCCGGCACCGAGTACGTCCACGGTGTGGCCGACCAGCCCGGTCAGCGCTGCGCTCGTGCCCTGCGCCAGCAACAGACGCTGCGAGATCACCTTCGCGTTGCCGTCGGGGAAACCCAGTGCCAGTGCCTCGGCGTCGAGCGAATTCGGCAGGTCGCCGATCACCACGTCGTGGGTGCCGGCGGCGAGGCTCAGCGAACGCTGCTCGCGTACCACCGCGTAGCCATCATCGACGTCGCCGCCTCCCTTGCTGGCGTACAGGGCGGCGCTGTCGTTGCGATACAGGGTGAGCGCGGTGGTGTCGGCGGCATATGCCGGCCATGCGCCGCCCAAGGCAGCGATGCAGGCGAGGGCAAGTGCGGAGCGATGTGCTGTCGTCATGAGGCGCCTTCCATCGTGGGGACCGGATCGTCATCATAGCGACGGTACGTGTCTGCCGTGCGCCGACTGCGTCGCTGCGTACCGGGGAATGCGACATTCGCGCCGCTTCCCGTGCCGTTGGTCAGGATTGTCCAAGCGTCGCTGGTGCGGATTCATTATCGTGGTGTGCGGATTCCTTGTGGGCGCCCCGACCATGTCTGCATCTTCGACGATCCATATCGCGCCCGTCCGACTGCCGGACGATATCGAGGTCGTGCGCGAGCTGTTCGCCGAATACATCGACAGCCTCGGCATCGACCTTTCCTTCCAGGACGTGGACGCGGAGCTGGCACAGCTGCCCGGCAAGTACGCGCCTCCGCGGGGCGTGATCCTGATCGCGCGTGATGGCGCAGGAGTGACCCAGGGTTGCGTGGCGTTGCGACCCTGGCGGCAGGCGGGCGTATGCGAGATCAAGCGCCTCTACGTGCGGCCCGCGGCGCGCGGACAGGCGCTGGGGCGGCGACTGGCCGAGGCGGTGATCACATGGGCCGCCAAAGCTGGCTACGTGCGCATGCTGCTGGACACGCTGGCCTCGATGCAGGCGGCCCGGCAGCTCTACCTCGCACTGGGTTTTCGTCCGGTGGCGCCGTATTACGACAACCCGG is a genomic window of Rhodanobacter thiooxydans containing:
- a CDS encoding GNAT family N-acetyltransferase; translated protein: MSASSTIHIAPVRLPDDIEVVRELFAEYIDSLGIDLSFQDVDAELAQLPGKYAPPRGVILIARDGAGVTQGCVALRPWRQAGVCEIKRLYVRPAARGQALGRRLAEAVITWAAKAGYVRMLLDTLASMQAARQLYLALGFRPVAPYYDNPVPGTWYMSLELESGDS